A window of the Capra hircus breed San Clemente unplaced genomic scaffold, ASM170441v1, whole genome shotgun sequence genome harbors these coding sequences:
- the LOC108635162 gene encoding 1-phosphatidylinositol 4,5-bisphosphate phosphodiesterase gamma-1-like, which yields MAQYFKKVLGDTLLTKPVDIAADGLPSPNQLKRKILIKHKKLAEGSAYEEVPTSVMYSENDISNSIKNGILYLEDPVNHEWYPHTSS from the exons ATGGCCCAGTATTTCAAGAAGGTGCTCGGGGACACACTCCTCACCAAGCCTGTGGACATTGCGGCCGACGGGCTCCCCTCCCCAAACCAGCTCAAGAGGAAGATCCTTATCAAG CACAAGAAGTTGGCTGAGGGCAGTGCCTACGAGGAGGTGCCTACATCGGTGATGTACTCTGAGAACGACATCAGCAACTCCATCAAGAACGGCATCCTCTACCTGGAAGACCCAGTGAACCAT GAGTGGTACCCCCATACTTCGTCTTGA